Part of the Pieris brassicae chromosome 5, ilPieBrab1.1, whole genome shotgun sequence genome is shown below.
ACATGATATGACAtcttcaattataatttaagtaatttaatttcctCTTGCTTAAAGttgaataattacattaaagttctctctatatataaaataaacacaatccCAAATTTGAAGACAAATATCAGAAAATACAGATAGCTGCGCCATTTAGAGCCAATAACCTCCATACTTAACAAAAAACGCTATACGCTACACAACCCTTGGTCATAACTTCGGATAAGTGTTTCCTAGATAATTTTTCTCTAGCTCCTACGCTCAAGACTATGATAAAAatgaagtatttttctttccaGAGAATCTCCCCGTTCACGTCGTTCAATATCGCAATGCTCCTGCAACAGCATCTCACGGCGATCATCGGCCGCAGCGTCTCCGGTACCACTGCCTCCACTCAACAACACCATGGAGATGTACGTCGAACCAGTCATCGAAgatgtaagttttttaatttatttaaagtctaAGGTCATCACTACACGATGacatatttaaagaattgcgaaaaaaatattaaattagggAAGTTTAACTGTAGAAATCTCTATGAATTCAATGAAAATAAGTAGatgctatttaaatttatgatatttaattaataattattttgtgtagTACTTGTACTTTCAGTTATTATCTTCTTAAATGCTTTCTTACTCCCTTAAATTTATGTGAATTCTGAAAACATATGAAAATCAGTAACACACACACATGAATCAAGATGTTCGTGTTTATGCTAAATAGACACAGATTGTGTCTGCACTAAGCATGCGACTAATTTGTTATGTATAATTGCCAGAAAGTGAGTTGCTTGTCAATAGATGCGATACTTAGAAGTGGTTTAAAAcccctttatattaaaaaaacatgcgTGATTTCTCCCACCACGCAAAATTTGGCCATGTGCCGaaactaaacattttatatgcttgaaataatttaaatgtcttaTGTCATActcacatttaattttatatttctcgaTAACCCTTTTCATTGACTTCGCAATTTGTTCCGGCCGACTGTAGAAGTATTTGTGTTGACTGCTCCCGTCCACATTGTAGATGTCATGGTCTACTTGGCCCTTTGGTGACATGAACATTATTCTGCAACAATACAAGGGCGTGATATATGGTTGTGCACGTATTTTTGCGAGGCTATTCTCTATCATTTTGTTAACGAAAAATGTACCAACAAAGTGATGGCAGACCACGtaataagaagttttttaattgtttaccgCGGTATATAGTTTCCATCCGGCGCGAAAGTGTTGCTTTTAGGCTCTTCATTATCAATTAAGTTCAccataacaaaatgtttacttAGTGACTGTATTTCTGCAGAGTCCGCAAACTTTGGTTTCAAATTTTTACACGCAGTACACCACGATTTGTGTATGATGACCATCACGGGTTTCTGGTGTTGTGAGGCTATTTGTAATCCAGACTCAAGCGAGCCTGCCCAAACATAACTGGTGCCAAAGCCATTGTCTTTTCCACTAAATGCAAAGCAGGATACCTTAGTAAATATCAACCCGAAGAGTGCCTTTGGTAGCTTGGCTGTggccattttttaaaaaaggttCACGACAGGTGTTCAGTCGTAgtaatatcattttaaataatttatcatgcTCGCCAGATCGccatattatttgtttaacttaTTTGACAGTGTCACAGTGACAAACTAGATGcaatgaaaataaacttaGAAAATTAAAGCGATTTCTAAAGACACTTATTAGAACAAGTATCTGTTTTGGAGCGGTAACTACATCCTAGTCGTAGTTCCTACGGGACGCATTAGAGAGCGTATTTAATACTTGATCCGTcttataaaaacatgtttggCTCGATGAAATTAATACTAGTATTTTGGATATTGAACTCCGCcgtacttttaaataaagataagttaagcgccatctagtgttcgccataatatatttttttataaagtatttagttTAACACCAtctagtataattttatagaagaaTAAAACGCATCTTATTAACCTTCTTTATTAGTACACAGCGTATCACCTAGATGGCGCTATATCAGTTAaacaagttaaataaattgtgttaaattaGTTCCTGATTCGTttacaataaagaaaattataacaagAGTGGTACATTAAAAgtcataaaatgttaatactttaatttaaaagtacatattaattaaatgaacgGTGGTCTCCGAATTTTTTATcgataaatctataatatatataagcaaCTATAATAGCagcaatatattatagaagttTCTACCTCATTGAATTATGACTACTAAAGTGAAATAATTGAGTTAAACGTTTAATAATGCATGCTTTATACAGACTTGCCACCATTTAACTTgcaaaaaatgtttactatGTAGCTTTAAATCAGTGTTGTGTTAAATGAACCAGtgacaaactttttaaaactaaccAAGTGTATCtgcttgtatttatttatgcgtGTGCATGTTTTTCTCTCATTTTCAAATACATTGCATTGCCGATATGTCTCGCTTCAAGTACTCTATTGGAAAAAGCAGATAaagtatgataataatatgtaatgtgAACATGATTGTCTGTTTTAACACGCACATAGTGGAATCACATCTGGACGCCTGCACGCTCATTAAAAACATCAGGGAcctaaagatttaaatatcaatagaaTATTTATCATTTGGGATCCTTTTAGAACCTCCTTTGGGtagcttatttttttaataaaaatatagtgtaCGTAGTCTGTGGCATCGTGAGTGAATTCGAGCGTTTAATCTGTGCATTATGTTACATTTTTCGCGCGCTTTCAAGTGAAACTTTCGTGTGCTGAAACTAGTGTTCATTCAGTGCGATGATTAACTTGTACGGAAGTCAGGGACGTAACCATAATGTTTATGGTACTATACGTTCCATGGCACCAAGGGGCACCCCAATATCATCTTTTGAACAGTTCATTCCACCCTATTTCTTCCATATACCGCCTGCTTCgcaacaaataaatacttttcctGGAAGAAAAAGGCGTAAAAGGGTAAGCatctatcattatttttaaaatattttttctgtaactgtttaaattaattgttatttaatatatatccgtaatatacattttgttagTAGGAGTAATTGTAGGTCTGTTACATTCCAttcgtaataaaaattgtagctGTAACAACTATCAGAATAAGTGACGACTCAAAACCATATCAAATTTtcgaataaaaaacaaatgacccACCTATAGATAACAATGTTATCTGAGCACCAGATGATCTGGGGGCGTATACTGTGATTTTTTTGTTCATAGCTTCAATtagattataatatgtatatttctatGAATAATATGGTAATATACCGTAGTTAGTTATGAAACAATCCAATTCGAATACCGCAGGGCTCCAAAGTCACAGTCCCGTATGTAACAGACAATGTTCTGTGTAGCTACAGAGATAATGTTCTGTTTTGTGAGCAcgaattaatttcttttagaCACTCAATTCATTTTGTTCTTATTTTCGATGtcgagtatttattttatttactgcaTAATCACTGCGAAGGTCAGAACTTTACGTGTTTAAAACTAACATAAGCATAACCCAAGCAACACCCATCGCTACAAATTCCTTcgtctatttaaattataacaaaaactcACTGCACTATTAACCGTCGTGAAAATTACAATGACTTTCATACTTAGGAATATATTAGCATCTTATTGCACACGCTTCGAACGATATCTCTTAATGAAGAGAGACATTAATTTGTAAGAAACGTAAAAAGATGATGAAAATATCACAACGtccagaaatatttttttagctaccatatttatttatttttcttttggcGGCTTGGGttttgacaaataaataatttcgttgccagttaaaaatatcatacatGAACCAATGAAGAAATTACGTAATACGTGTCATAGAAGTTAAAATTCGATGGTTAATGCTAATTTATAGACACTTGACACTCACACTCACTTGACAATCACTCTACTGCGTTTTTACGTTTaaacattgatgaaaatattaatatcatatttatataaattattgttatgaaaaCGAAGTTGCTgctattttactaaaaaatgtttacttaaactaaaattactgTTATGGGGTCTAATAGACTGgaattaagaaatgtattctGATGAAGctagaaactaaaaaaattatattgacaGAATTCACtaaaattttctttagtttGAGTTTATGTATCCGACTGCCTTCTCCTGTAATAGGAATTTACTTATACagttttataagtataatGGTAACAACgtcattttcaatttaataatattttcgtatTTAAGATATGAATTACATtaactatgtttttttttaatttaaagacattaaaacaagatattaaaagaaaatatattacgtcattaaaattaaattcgacTCTTAGGATTTATCTTTTATAGTGTCTAGTAACACAGCACTTGGGACATGTGGAACGGTCCCCGTGCCTCCATCATCTCGTTTGTCTTTCGTCTGTATGTGCCTTGGTTTGCTTTGTTGAATTTGAGATAGGTCTAAAGAAAAGAATCCTAGGGAGTATCCCAAAACAGAAGCTATTGATAATACGATAAACGTCACTTTTATTTGAGCTTTTGCATCCATTTCCGAAGGTTCCTTCTACAGACtatatcaaaacaaattacaagcacggattagaaaaaaaacatgaataatttcttaatttatgtaaataatagttttatatacaaatatttgttatacattagagtttagttttttattgacaatttttgacatacaagaaataaatatagaataaaataccCATAAACAAGGTACagatttaacataatttgCATTTAATTCTATGAAAAATACAGGGGTTACAGTTTTGTCTATTTTTGTGTAGATTATAGCAATTTAGATTGTCTATGCCAATGCACCCATTTAAcagaaataagaaaatacttgtttatttttaaatatgcatataacatatataatactaacataatttgttataattagcCTATATTGCTACACCTGCTTCATATTGGTTTACTATTTTAAGGTTTCTACGAAAACAAAcattcaaacaaatttaagtacatattttattgcttttatttcAAGGAAGTTGGAAGTATTATGGACATTTTGGTAGCTCTTTTTTCTTCTTTGGAGGACAAACGGAGGGTTCTGGTGGTGTTTTTTTAGGTGCTGGTGCTGGCTCAGTTTCAACGCTTTGTGGTGATGGGTCACACGATCTCTCCCTGAGCATTTTTGTTGTCATTTCCTTTGGATCCAGTAACCCAAAGGAATACGCAAAACATAAACTAAGCGACATAACAATTAAGCTTGTCTTCACCTGTTCAGACTTGTTTCTTTGGTCTCGTTTTAATGAGAGACGGTCGTTGAGAACAGATTCATACCATTTTCTGGGTGTCCAATTCCATAAGTGGGAGGGTTTTATTCCTGGCTTCATCTTGAGAGAGATCCTAATATACTATTGTCATATTGTTGATGAATGTTAAGAATGAAAAGTCACGAAAAAAGCTGCTATTTAGGCCATATTTAGGCCGTTGATAAACTATTTCAGTTTTTGTGTAGCCTGCGAAAATAATTCAATcatgttattaaaaagtatcttttttataaataataatgatttaatgtaatttttacgGTCTTACCATCATTGCCTACGGCGACGGCTAGTTTTTTCTAAAACTGTAGCAATGCAGGAAAATGCTGCAGAAACTATAACAATGAGAGCAAATTCTTGACGGGACATGTCAtgtctatttttcttttaactttACCTATGAAAGTAGATCGTATTTGTATTCGatcgtatatatattttaaatatttaacgacCAAACAAAATACTGTTTCGGCTTTGTGCATAAAccttttatgaaataataagcatcctttttattcttatattaattCTGTGTTTCTATACATTGTCCAAGACCGGTTATCCTGAAGATTCTTCTTCAATGATTCACGTAGTAATTCATGGTCATAACAAACACTTCGCCTAATAAAATGGCCCATCAATTTCTTGCATATACTTTGTATTGATAGCTATAAAACATCCAATCATATAGAGCGAATGGGCCAGGTAAGATTTCCTAGCCTCCCTAAGGTGCATTTGTATGCGAACTGCCTATAATCCTCAAATTAATCGAATACAAAATAGGAAATTCAATAGTATTGTAAAAGCATAGGGTTCATTATGGTCTTTACGATTTAAATCTTGCTAACATAGCTGTGCTACGACCTTCACCGGTGATGCATTGAACCGGTTTATATAGATTCGGACAATGATTTCTCTACAATCAATTGTATTTCTTAACTTCATCATCTCGCATATCACTTGCAAAACTGCTTTATTTTGCTTAGGATATTCTAAGGTATCTAGGTCTTATAATACTGGTATCTTAGTGGTATATTGCAAAAACTAGTCAGTGTCAAGACTAGCAACGTCTGCGCCGCGcttattatgtttttcaaCTATAACTTTCAAGCTCGGAGGCTCAGAGTCCGCTCGTAGTGGGAACAAAACCTGTAGATACTGTTGGTCTACTTCGGTACGGTGTACCTGCGAGATTGTCGTCCCTTTCTTACCCACGTCGAACCCGTTTAAACGAGTCTCCGTTTCATAACACCACTCTGGTATGCAAAGATTGATAGCGTATATGACCATTTGGTTTTGAAAGTCCTGAGAAATCACGCACGGCTTTTTCGCTGGCGTCCTTAGTTAGGATCAGTGGTCGGCGAAACAAGGCTTAGACTGTTTCATTAAAACTCCAACAATGACACAAAGTTATATCGAGTTATTAATGTTGTGTCTTTGTTTTGCACTGTGATATTTTATTGCTAGAATTGCGGTTGTGTTTAATTCGTGCCGGTTGGATATGTGTagtggttttatttattattgtgtgATTGGATGATGATTTTACAATGGATACCATGGCATCAGAGAACGGATTAGTGGTCAACAATTTGAATCATGTCCGTAGTGATTCTCAGGTAAGCAATATCGATGAGACAAAACACGTTTCAACGATCTAGGAATAAGTGCAATGACTCCCcaattattcaataaacttttaagtATACGATGACACGTAACTCGTAAGTTATGCCAACAAAGTTTACAATATCCGTTCTTCTTagaaatttgttaataataatttaaggttTAATGACTTGTGATATATATATGCACTGGTTTCGTATATGATACCTGAGACGGAAAGCTAGCcacattaattacattataagtaaattaattaaaataatgacatAGAGGAGATTATATAAATTGGGTTTGTTATATACCTATTCATTCGTAGAGTTCACTTCATATTCATATTGTTGTCCACAGTGTCATGATGATAGATAGATTTACCAAGACGTCTTAAGCTCatgtttaatcataataataaacaaatcaacGCGTTCACTGTATTTAAGAGTACAGAAAAATGCAACGATAATTTTAGAGGTTGTAGGTTTTAGTTAactgttattgtttttaaaatattaatgaccccctttaaaacagtttaaattatacagtaaTATGTAATGACTTAATCTGTAAAACTgagaatatataatttatattaatctatAGACGCAATATTAAATGTACTGGTTAACAAATTCCAAACCAGTACTAGAAAGTATTTCCATAAATTTTCCTTTGGTATTAAAATTGTAGCAATCATTGCAATAGgttcaattatataaattcgcTTTCGTAATGAATTCCTCAAATCTCTTAAGTTTGAACCAAGACATTTTTGATCGAATGCTTATGGTATGATTGGCTTCACTAACCAGCATCCAGGTTTCAAAACGTCTTTCTTGTTAGTTTTACACTTTTTCCATAGCAGTCGTTTTCGATTTCCATGACAAGTCCACATAATCGTTCTGCTACGACCTCCAGTAACACTAGGATACGGGAAGGCCGGGAGCTGtccactttttattttatttattttaactatgtatgtatttaaaaattccaaATATAAAGGTACGCATCTGTATGATAACTACGATAACTACTTTAAGATAGAGATAATatggttaaattttaaagtacaaacttaaataaaatacaaaacaaatactgAACTAAAATGTTGGTTCTATTTGATATACAAAAAGTATGTTTATTaactactataaaaaatacaagataaCTAAAGCAACGAATTCCATATTCTTCATATGAATCGAGTCAGTTTTGTATGCGAGCTTCTAAGCTAGCTAAGCTAAGTCCTATTTCTATGCATGTATGTATGTACGAATTTTTGCGATATTCCATTCggtaaaacttaaaaaacttgtattatttataaattagctTATTGTATTGGCGTGTTATTACCtactacaaatattattatgataatgtGTTCACATGAAAGGAATTACAGGTAGTAGAAAATCGTATTTAACGGACAAAACGGAAGTAATTGGGAATTTTAGTTCATTCTATCGGCAAACACTTTTAacctgaaattataatttctctTACCCTAATAATACTCAAGACGCCATTGATTAAATGATAagaaattgaataaaacaaagacATTCCTCGTACTATACAAAAAGCCTCAAATATCACCTGTCAGCATAATAACAAAGCTTCAGACAAAGCTGTAACTTAACAATAAGGTGCCGTAAAATCGAATGAATTTAGACCCGAAAAAGGCTCATTTTTTATGAAGATCGGCTAAAATTGGAAGAGCCACATGTCAGATGACGTCACTTTTAAACCAGTTTCGCGCCAATTCGCAGCTGTCGTCGGCAAAGTGGCTCGGTTTCcaataatttactatttttctTATCGTCCAGCCTCCAAATACACAGTTAAGCTGTGTTTAACTTTTCTAATAACGGACTGCATCTctgttaaaagaaaaaatgacTAAACTAATTATGaggtatattatatgtaacattAAACGAAATTTAATACCTGTAAAGAGTTTGTATTTATGTTCTGTTATTTGCGATTGTCAGCAATGTTTGCCATTCAGATTTGTCTTATTCAACCAAATATAAGAACATGAGTTGACgctatatcaataatataacaatagcaAACTCTGCCCTGGTTATGTGTCTCCAATAGCCTTGATAACTCTCGCCCTGATTGTCGTCGGCATACTGAACAGAATGTTGATTTCAGAAACCGTCACGTATCAACAACGATTATAATAGAGTTAGTGACAAAACTATGGAAATTGATACCTATATTTACatgtaaaatattcaacttTCATTAAATTGAAAGTAAACGAGCCTGACAAGTTTCACGCTTAGGGCGAGGTCTGACATTACCTTTAGAAGATAATCCTCATAATCATAAACAATCCTTTTCCGATATAATAATGTAGATGCGAAAGCggctttattttgtattagttttttatagtttataggCAGTTTTTAAGCGCAGATGTTACAGCCCTCAAAAAGAGGCATTCAAAGCTCATTGCGAAAATTACAGTGGAACTTGCTCATAAGAGAAAATGTCATTCCCACTGAAAATACTTATACAATTAATGAGTCTCTTATCATATCATCATCTTATCATCGTAATCTCAATACTAACGTATTTTTGATCTGATAATCAATGCATAATAAACTAAGATGTGGAAAGTTACAAAGTTAGAAATTTGCATAATACGCAAACTTTTACTTTCTTACGGACCAGTCaactaacattaaataaaaactagtaCTAGATATTGAATTTACAAGTATTTTCTTGTAAAATCCGAGAAGCAAGTTTAGCCAAAATATTAATCGACTCTTAAACGCTTAGTTCGTGCAGCCAACACCATACATATTTCTATTCAATGCTCTTGCTATGACTTtacaatgaatatttaaatattgggCACTTcttagaaaacaaaaaattgtcGATGTATGACAACTACACCAGTCACCCACGCGCccataaattatgcataaaacAGACGCAAAAATGTGTCCCCAGTGCCTTCCCATTCTAGCCGattattacgtaaatatttttccagCCGAAACTAAATTAAACATCATAGAATGTTATGTTACTCATCCTTTACTCGTAATCTAAGTtgtacattttattacttaataattttcttcgtgtaagttatttaaaacgcTTCAGTGATTTAGCCGTGAGAAAACTTGCGCTACTACTCgcacacatatttattataagcaattaatttaattaactgtttgtataatgtataatatgttACATCTTATATCTTCTAATCTAAGGATGATATAcgcgaaaataataaataggtatTTTCCATGTCGATAATGTCGTTGTAgacaatttgaatttgaaattattgattgtttaaatgtttgttGCTTAAAGCGCCATCTATTAAAAAGAACAGTAGGTAAGTGTAGATGTTGCCGTACCATGCGAGCGTTGCACAGGCGACGCGTGGCTGGGCGATTCCACGTGATCCCAGATACTTTATCTGTATACGGCCCTCTGCTATAACTATATTAAGCTGTGCAGGGCTAGTGTCAGTCACCCTCCACCCATTTtacttcataatttatttaaaaaactgacATCCGACATAAAGCAAACGTGCCTTTGGGAATGTGttgatttataaacaataaaatgtctATGTTAGCGGAACCACGACGAAAACAGAAAATAATCAATCTCCGTGCTAAAAATAATGCGTGGAGCAATGATACAAATAAGTTTGGCCAACGCATGTTGGAGAAAATGGGTTGGAGTTCTGGAAAAGGGTTAGGTGCAAAAGAAAATGGAATAGTTGAACATGTGATCGCCAAATACAAGAATGATGACAAAGGTCTTGGTTATGAAGATAAAAATGACCAGTGGACCAAGCATGATGACGATTTCAATGCTTTATTAGCGAATTTATCAAATAGTAAGTACCTATATGTACAGcacatttattgtaatttattgaaaacctaagatattatattatcattttatttttagataaagATGAGACTAAAGAAGTTTTGCATAGTGGAGTTTCATTAGAAACTAAGTCAAAGAAAAGTAAAGCACGTATACACTATCATAAGTTCACTCGAGGTAAAGATTTATCAAGGTACAGTGAAAAAGACCTTGCCAATATCTTTGGAAAAAAAAGCTTTAAGGAAGAAACCATTCCAGATATTGGTAAGGAAGAAATGGAATCAACTGAGAAAATTTTTACTGAAAAGGGCAGCATGGAAGATTActttaaatcaaaaatgtCTGCTTTGaagtcaaaaaaaatatcaagtgTTGTGAACTGTGATGAAAGCTCTGATTATCCAGATTTTGTATTCCAAGGGTTTTCTTGTATAAAAGAAGATGGAGATAATATAGTAGAGGAAAAAGAATccttattttacaataattcttataaaaataatgaaaatgttcATGATGACAGAGgagaaaaattaacaaaaaagaagaaaaaaaaaagtaaagaaGAAACCTTTAGTCAAGATTACAATGAGAGGGAAGATTTTGTTCCTCAAGGATCTAATGATGAACCAGACAAAATCTTTTCAAGTTGTTACTCCCCAAATGAATCGGAGGATACAGTTTTGATAAAAAAGAAGAACAAACGTAAAGTTTGTGATAATGAAGTTCAATGTGCAGTCAAACATGATATACCTGAtaacagaaacaaaaaaaggtcaaagaaaaagaataaaaaagcGGATTTATTAGAGGTTTCAGAACAAATACTAGCTGATAGTATTGTCAAAGATAATCCTGTAcctaagaaaaaaaagaagaaaaataaagaattataaatacttattttcttttacataGTATTCCAATTTCTATAgatgataatataattaaaattttaaaaccactgagtaaagtaaaatcttaAGTTTAAGCATGTTATTAGGCAAATAGTATCACCTAGTTATGATATACATAAGTacttaatttcattttgtttttaaaattgtgataaaaatggtctattgttttaattgattttaa
Proteins encoded:
- the LOC123709322 gene encoding PIN2/TERF1-interacting telomerase inhibitor 1, which encodes MSMLAEPRRKQKIINLRAKNNAWSNDTNKFGQRMLEKMGWSSGKGLGAKENGIVEHVIAKYKNDDKGLGYEDKNDQWTKHDDDFNALLANLSNNKDETKEVLHSGVSLETKSKKSKARIHYHKFTRGKDLSRYSEKDLANIFGKKSFKEETIPDIGKEEMESTEKIFTEKGSMEDYFKSKMSALKSKKISSVVNCDESSDYPDFVFQGFSCIKEDGDNIVEEKESLFYNNSYKNNENVHDDRGEKLTKKKKKKSKEETFSQDYNEREDFVPQGSNDEPDKIFSSCYSPNESEDTVLIKKKNKRKVCDNEVQCAVKHDIPDNRNKKRSKKKNKKADLLEVSEQILADSIVKDNPVPKKKKKKNKEL